The genomic DNA ataaataagttataagtttataaataaataacatatcaatatataatattttaaatatgttaccttttaacatataaaattacacttttcaaatgttacaaatatgtgagtaattatttataaattatccacacataattacaaatgttatatatgtatgagtATCCATGTATTTATAATGTTatacttaaattacaaaattacgttattttaatttttataatttacaaatatttatttaattttaatttatttataaatacaaataataaaccatcaaattttatttcttataaaacatgAAAGGAAAAATGTGTgcatatgaatattttttttaattttattacagtatttttataataagttttagatatataaaaaaatattaataaaataatgaaatattttcataacttaAAATATGTACTAAATTATGAACCGCACCCAACCCCCCGCCCCCCGAAAATTTTTTCCCTCCCAGGCAACACATCCCCCTCCCTTGCAAGCCTATTACCCTCACTGGTactctcaaaataataaaatattttttaatataaaatatgtattaatattttgttaaaattttaaaatataatatttcttataaatttttttttataaaaaaacagtttaaaaaatattcaaatttaattaataattaattaattaaaaattaataaaaaaaataaaaaagcctACCTACAaatagacatggccaaaattgaaccggaccggcggttcgaaccggaaccggacccggaaccggccgaaccggaaccggaaccggaaccggaccgaaccggcgaaattcggtccggttctgGTTCAAGGTTCtggagaaccggaaccgccggttccggttccgcgaaACCGgcccccctcccctcccccccccggTGCGCGTGCCGCCGCGCACGGtgcaccccccctccccccccccccccaacggtccaaattggaccgttggacccccctcccctcccccaacggtccaaattggaccgttggacaccccccccccccaacggtccaatttggattggaccgttggaccccccccccaactttttttttttttttttaaattttataattcctatctatatatacccctccctcccccactcatttttcacactctctctctctctctctctctcaagtctcaagctattattctctcaattttgtctctcatttaatattttaatttcaatttcttcaatcttctcattttgttatttatcaatttattcaattatattgttaattatttattacttgttactatattattttatcattattatatttttttattatcatacttttttcaaaaaaatggcaagtgaaggtagaaatgttgaaaatgttgagtttgaagctcaaaattttcaaacacaagagagtgaaactcaacaaaagggaggtggaaaaatttctacttctgatatttttaatattcatttcaagaaaacaccaaaaggagatggtaaatttgatgtatcttgtaattattgtaatcaagtatacaaattcaagcaaggaggtggatatggtactttcgcccgacatttgcaaacaaagcacccgctcaaggttggattgagccgcgatcaaacacaaatatccgggtttgctacctcttcaaactctcctcaattatttcattataatgaagctaattgtaggtctggtttagctgaaatggtagtaattgatcatttatcttttagttttggtgaaaaattaggttttactcgattttgtcaaaactttgttaatcctagttttaaatcaattcctagaaatactttgaaaaggaatttgttaaaattgtttaaaaactcaaaaattgaattgataacatattttcaaaacaataatattaatgtttctatttgtagtgatatttggagtgatcattggcaaactcattcatatatgggtattacttgtcattgggttgatgaaaattatgttttacaaaaaagaattcttgcgtatcgatgttttgatgaaagtcataatgctgaaaatatttgtagattaattcaacaaatttaacaagaatatagattagttaatagaattttttcaatttcttttgataatgcatcggctaatactgcttctattaatgaattgaaaagaatttgccaaccaaattttggtggaagattttttcatgttagatgtgcatgtcatgttttaaatttatgtgttcaagatggtattaagtcacttaattcttatttagatccaattagaaatgttatttcttatatttgggtacaccctcgaactgcaaaagcatgggcacatttttgcacctccaatggtcaaaccccaaaacgtttttcaaaagatgtccctactcgttggaactcaacttttaaattacttaatcaatcttttgaatataaagatttattgtgttcttttgcagcaaattatattccacaatatcctatttttccaactatgtggaatgtttgtagttcaattttgaatattttacgaatttttaatgatgctactcatacacttagtagtgtttataaaccaacttcacatcaatttttaatagaagcaatgaatgtggccggtgtattaatggaaggaattaatgttgaagaaatttgtcatgctgttttagaaatgagagaaaaatggttacgttattatcaatttattcctgaaatttttcttgttactatggtatttgatcctaggtgtaaatttgatggtttaattgagtgtttgtctaactattattcgttgttaggattagaaaataatgaagaaattgatgtgaatattataatttctaaggttagaactttatgcaatcaattatatgaagcatatgttattgctcctagtagtgaagaatcattttcatccatggctccgcattcctcttcctcccaaccaatgaaatggggtcataaatttttagatcaaaggaggaaaaaacctagatcgagctcacattcggagctcgaaacttatctaaccacagtttttgagtttggtgatgatacaggtttaaattttgaaattttggagtggtggaaaaggcacaaggagacatttccaactcttgcaattattgcaagtcaacttcttgcagttccagcttcaactgtagccgttgaacaaacattcagtagtggaggcaacattttggacgaaagaagatcaagattggctccagaatcattggaagctcaagtttgcctcgatgattgggaaagagctaacatgcgacgtcaagaagaacttatccattcatcatcatctgacgaatgggttaatgatggttcagcaacggcgacttccgactccaatgaagatgcgtaggatccaagtccatattttattttttttcacatttgtaaaaattaattacttgtattacatttttgttgtaattattttttaatgaaattaagtctaattctattttttattttttatttttcacatttgtaaaaattaattacttatattacatacttgtttagttgttttaattatttttaatgaaattattacttatatttcttcaatttttagtagtgtttttttattaaaaatatggttgagaatatttatatttacaattacatttaacaattaaaaatcgaaaccaaaccgaaccgaacaacggaacaaggaccaaaattgaatacaacaatatttaaaaaaaattaaaaaaattcggtttgaaccggaaccggaaccgttgaccgaactggctcaaaccgttgaccgaaccggtccaaaccgttgaccgaaccggcacgaaccggaaccggaaccggaaccgaaccgtcccaaaccggccttgggcggttcggttcaggttcaaagatttcttgaaccggaaccggcggttcatgaaccgtggccatgtctacctACAAACCCATCCTCTCTTCTCTCCTATTTCTCATGCCCCTGCAAACCCCTCCCTTCCCCTGTCAATCTCGAAATCCCCTCCCTCCCCCCCAAAACAAATTTTCCATTTCCCTCCCTTCTGCAAACCCATCCCATTTTCCCATCTTCCCTACCAAGCCCCTCTCTGTGTCCCTCACCACTCGCCATTGGCGCCCTCGCCTACCCTTGCCGCTCCCTCGCTGGCCGCAGTCGCTCGTCGCCGTAGCCTAGTCACCCTCAGCTTCGTCGCTCACCCGTGCTTGCCGTCGCCGCCCTCGGCCTCGTCGCTCACCGTCGCTGCCCTCACCTTCTCCCTCGGCCTCTGTTGCTCGTCGTCACCGCCCTCACCGTCCCCATCGCCCCTGCCAACGCCACTTTCtagtatatgtgtatgtattttgtgtgtgtttacatacatatatttctgtgtatgtatgtatgtacgccAGAAATGATGGTGTTCGCTGCTCATTtttatgtgtatacatatattttgtgtgtttgctgctcatttatatatattaaatgtatgtaCCCTGTATGTATGTTTGCTGGAATACTGTATGTATACAAATTGTTGTATGTATATTAATGTTTGAATACTATATGTTTGctcatttatgtatattaatgtTTGCTGgaatattgtttatattttgattttgtgtgtATAATTTGGTTTaagatgtatgtatgtatattaagatttacatacatacagcgtttaagatttatgtatatttaatgTATGTATCCTGTATGTATGTTTGCTGGAATACTGTATGTATACAAATTGCTGTATGTATATTAATGTTTGCTGGAATACTATATGTTTGctcatttatgtatattaatgtTTGTTGGAATActgtttatattttgattttgtgtgtttgctggaattaaatttttgtgtgtgtataattTGGTTTaagatgtatgtatgtatattaagaTTTACATACATACAGCGTTtaagatttatttatatttaatgtatgtatgtatatgtacaaaCATTCTTCCATCTAGATGATTTGGTTTAAGTGACTcatttttatgttgtttttatgaattaatttgaaattattgaattatatCTTTAGAAAAAGGATTCTTTGTTACCTAACTTTCTATAAATTAGTAATCGATCTCAATCTTTGTTCGTTGTTGATGTTTCGAtaatttaatatgtattttCAAATGTAAGTTAATTAGAgagttataataatttatattgtaaatctCAATGTATTGTTTGGGAGACAtctagtaatgaaataaaatagattaaaattaaaataaatagtatgaaaaatattgtgatgaaataaaataaagattagCTCATCAAATTGGTGAACTGATCAATtcaatctatttttctttaaatatataaatctattaaagtaattaattggGTTTGTTTGGATGGTCCTGAACAAATATTCTGATTTGTTacttcatataattttaacagcaattagtgtgtgtgtgtatatcatGAGTTGGGTAgctttttgaaaactttgtttGGAGTAATCAAGAGTTTTAGTTACATATGAAAATGgtggtttcttttttgtttttttagtttttggttaaGGCAAAAGGAACTCATAATCAACTATGTAGCTATAGTCAAACACTTGGAAATTAGTTGAAAAAGGAAGCAGATGGGGAATTAACTACTGTGAAGAGAAATTCCCTCAACAGTTCTAGTGTTGAAGGTATTATTTCTTACCGTAGCCAATCCCAAATATAGATTAAGAATGAGGGTTGCATTAAGAAAAAGACAATTAGCACacaaatcatcaaatcaaaGATGATGTGCAACCAGTAGTGAAAGAGCATTCTAGTACCCATTTaaaaacaaaggagatgtttaGAGTTGTAAAAATTATAGAAGATTAAGCTAATGAATGATATTATGAAACATTGAGAAAGGGGTGATTGAGAAAAGGTtgagaagaaaaacaaaggcCTTTAAAAACCAATTTGATTTTGTGCCTAGTAAGTTAATAATGAAAGCAATCTACTTATCGAAACATTTGATAGAAAAGTCCAAAAGATGAGCAAAAAGATTTGCATATGGTGTTTACAGACTAGAAAAAAAGTCTGATGgaattcccaaaaaaaaaaaagccttgtAAAGAACTTTCTAGAAGAAATTATATGGATTGCTTATATACAAGTTAATAAAGACGCGTGGCATCAAAGAACAACATATATTAAGACTTGTGAATGAGATATTGAACTTTTTGTGGgatgtttttttcttataagaTGTTGAATTGTAATATTTCTATTAGTttaaaaacacaattttaaaCACGAgatcataaatataatataaaccatTCTTGTacatgataaatcatattttattttgaaagtatttAAAAGTTTTCATCACATGCCTATTAACTGTTCTTTGTCTTGTATAGCAGAATATGGCACACAGATCGTCATATGGTCAGTCTATGCGTCGTCGTCAGTTCAGAGACACTAATGAGAAGGACCACATTGGTACACTCTATCTTTAACTTATTCATTACTTTGCATGTTAAATCCTTCACAATTATATGTTTTTGCAGGGGGACATTCATCTCCGTCCACTGATATGAGATTTAATTCCCCTAGCCCACAaacaccccaccccaccccaactATGATAGGCCTTCTTCCACGCCTACTGAAGTCAGGGGTTCATCTACACCCACTGCCACCCCTGATAATCGTCCGATGATATGTCCATTGGGTTTTTCGTAAGTATCCCTTATCTTATTAATCaattttaacttaaataaagaaattttcattttaatacatTACTTTACAAATTAATGTGTATTTTAACAGGTTTGATAATAATTTGTGCAAACGAGATATTTcctaaattattcaaaataagTTTGAGGGGCCATACCCGAGTTGGAAGAAGACAGATCCTGCTGTTAGGGAGATGTGGTATGGTGAGTTTAAGGTAATGTGTTTCTTTAGTATATCTATGGTTGATGGTTTGCTTTAGTaatgtctaaatttaaattacctATGGCTTATAATCAAGTGAATGATATGGAGATAGTTTGGTAAAATTTGATCCATATTCATAATAAAACAATACTCATGtcttttatttaaacatttttttattatctgtatccttgtatttttttaattatagtatCCATTTATGCATGTCTAACTCTGCTATTATTGCTTAGAAAAGGTTTTTTCTTAGTATATGTATTTAACCTAAAGTCTCGAGAATAAAAATGCTTAGAAATAAATGTCCCACAAGTGCAGACAAGAATATTTTTTACCATGTGTATTATATGAGTTATAGATGCTTGCTATGAAAAACCCTtgcattttgatatataattgatttttttaaacttttattttgtcTTAACATTACAGAAAAATTGGTCTTGGGATAGTGCTTTGGAGCATCAAATTAgggctaattttgaaaagacgGCTTCCGATCGTATGACCGATATTTTATTTCGTGTCAGAAAGGATTTGAATAAAAAACCCTCGTGGATGCCGCTTTCTGTATTTGAAGCCCTAAAGGAGTATTGGAATTCTGCAGAATTCAAGGATAAGtctgaaaaaggaaagaaaaatagggcTTCAGACGTAGGAGGTAGTATGCATACATGTGGTTCCGTACCCATGTCTGAGCATAAAAAGAGATTggtaatatttaatgtttaatattatattttattttatgaatttttaatatataataatttttgcattaacactttcttttttctttgtagtCAAGACAATTTGGTCGCCCACCTACACAAGCTGAGTTGTTCCTCGCGACACAGAGAAGGAAAGACAATTTCGGATTCGTTGATAGGAGGTCCGAGGATACTTATGTAAGTATACATTACTTGTgtctttatattattttattatgcttaattggcctttttatagtaTAATGTATTTCATACATGTATCCATGATGCTTGCAGGCTAACTTTCAGACGCGACAACACGAGGCATCATCACAGTCATCGGCTGTTGGCCATTAAGAAGATAGTAAAGCTGGGCAGCCTTCGCACCCAGCTATTGACGATAGATCCTTATGGTTGGAGGTTGCGGGAGGTAAGAAAAAGGGTCGTGTTTATGGAATGGGGTCAGAGGCACATATGATTCCCGGTTCTTACTATGTGCCGACACCACAGCCACCGCCACAGCCATTGTCGTCCGTCTCACTATCAGATCAGATACAAGAAGCTGTTCGGGTAGCAATAGAACCCTTCAACCAGCGAATCTCGGCTATTGAAGATAGACTACATTATCGTTCTTCATCTTCGTCGCCCCAGAACCCTTTGGATCATTAGCATGATCTATTATTTGTATGGATATGTAATATGGAATTGTAGACGATTATGGATTTGTAGACATTATTTGTATGCATGTTATTTTTATGTATGATATGTTATTTGTAATTGTTATCaagttgaattttaattttttttaaaaataaaatttattttttttaattatatctaaatttgagacggatttagagatagattttctttgtttctaaaatccgtctcaaaatgcgataaaattttattttatttttttaattttttttaaatttgagacggatatttccgtctctaaatccgtttGAAACACATTTCTAAATTCGTCTaaattttgagacgaaaaaatccgtctcaattgagacgaaaaattccgtctgaaaatccgtctcaattagagacgaaaaaatccgTCTGAAACTCCGTCtcaattagagacggaaaaaattcgtctcaaaatccgtctcaattagagacgaaaaaaatccgtctcaaatttaccGAGGGGCATTTTACCGACAGaccaaaatccgtctcaaaatccgtctctaatatACTATTTTCTTGTAGTAACCCATGAAAGTTGCGCACTTCAGTAATGGTCTTAGGTTGTGGCCACTGCTTCACTGCCTCAATTTTTGACTCATCAACCTGCAGTCCATCACTAGAAACAACATACCCCAAAAATAGCACTTTAGATGTCATAAAGACACATTTTTAATGGCAAAGTAAAATTTATCCCGACGAAGGACATTCAAAACTTCCCTAAAATGCTGCATATATGCACATCGTGGTTagcactaaaaattaaaatgttgtcAAAGTACACAACGACAGATTTACCAATAAATGGCCTCAATGCTTGGTTCATGACATACATAAAAGTGCCAGGTGCGTTGgacaacccaaatggcatgacgaGCCATTCATACAACCCCTCACGAGTCTTAAAGGTTGTTTTCCACTCATCTGCAGGCCTAATCCGAATTTGATGATACCCACTCTTCAAATTCAGCTTTGTAAAGATAGTAGCACCATCAATTTGATCAAGTAAATCATCTAAACGAGGAATAGGAAATCTATATCGTACAGTAATCTTATTGATTGCTCTATTGTCAACACACATTCGCCAAGTCCCATCCTTCTttggtgtcaaaagggccgagACGGCACACAGACTCAAGCTTTCTCGCACATGCCCTTTAGCTAACAGCTCCTCCACCTGTCTGCGTAACTCCTCATGTTTGCTAGGGCTCATCCTATAATGTGGTCCATTTGGCAAAACTGCACCTAGCTCTAGGTCAATACAATGTTGTATATCTCGCAAAGGAGGTAACCCTTCCGGTAATTCTGCAGGAAATATGTCATTAAATTTAGCAGTCAAGGAAGCTACGGCATCTGGAATTATCACCTCAGCCCCAACTTCTTTCCCAATCAACATATAAACTGTCTCTAACTTCTGCAGTTCTTCCTCAAATTGAGCGAAAGACGAAAGATTAGTATCATCCCCTGCAAGTTTAGGTTTATCCGGGTCCTTGCTAGGTAGCAATACAATCTTTGTTTGTTCAAACACAAAACTGTAAGTGTTGGCCCTGCCATCATGAACACTACAAAACATCCTGcgtttagtgacggaaaatcCCTTCACTAAACCTGaaaaatctgtcgctaaatagtttagcgacggatttagcgacgaatcaatttttgtcgctaaacttggagtcgctaaattttagcgacgaacgATTTTTTGTGGGGGAATCCtgtcgctgattagcgacgggATTGGTTTCAGTCGCTAAATTTAGCCCTGGCCGCAAAATGGCCAGCCCCCGCACGCGCGCCAACTCTCTCTTTTGCTCGCCACATGGCCGCGCTAGTATTATTTCCCAGCAATAATCCTTCAGTTGCCTGCCCCTTGAATCGATACCCCAACCACTTGGGAAGAAGTCATGCGCGTGAACCAACCCACCTAGAAGACtcattgattattaatttgtataaaatatatttattgtatttcttccaaacttttcaatatcacatttacattccaaaattttctaaacttatttaattaatattaatttttttcattactaattcaaacagaaatttataaattaattggaatttttataaattttacatttaactatgaaaactaTGTGGGGAAGCtcatagtttaaaaatttttaaactaattaattgaattaaattaatcaattaaaaaataaattatttaaattcaattaaattaaatgagttaattgataaatttaaaataaaaagaagagataaattaaaaagataGGTATCCACTAAAGGAcaacatattattcaattacatacttttatgatttttttgtaaagtcacttaatttttttattatttaattacacttctttatttgtatttttaagttaatttaatttatatatctttatttttcaatcaatttaacCCATTTACTTTGAgataatcaaagataaatttaataaaaaattaaaaattaaagataaatacaatttcatagatgtaatcaaaataataaaaaaattaagttatcataaaaaacataaagtatatttgattaaattgagtcaaaaatataaatttagttgctaaaatgtgaaattaaagtatgaatttcacattaaatataaattatggatatatttaatttaaatataaattaagctaaaattttaattttaatttttttttctttttagcagctaaaatttaaaatttatattttatttttttctttttagtgacgggtttgctcgtcgctaaaattttaaattttaattttaattttttttcattttagcaACAGGTTcgtctcgtcgctaaaaattaaaattaaattttattttttttcttttagtgacgagttagcccgtcgctaaaatttatagtttatatattttttttttagcgacgagtttgtcccgtcgctaaaatttaaaattttaattttaatttttttcctttttagcgacgagttcgtcccatcgctaaaaattaaaattaaattttttttttctttagcaCCAGGTCTACcagtcactaaaatttaaatttaaaatttatttttttcttttcagcGACGGGTtcatcccgtcactaaaaattaaaattaatttttttttttttagcgacgggtttgcccgtcactaaaatttaaatttaaaatttattttatttttttttagcgacgggtctgcctgtctctaaaattttaaattttaattttaattttttttctttttagcgactGGTTCGTCCCgttgctaaaaattaaaattaaaattaaaattttatttgtttttttaccGACGGgttatcccgtcgctaaaatttatagtttatatatatatatatatttagcgacgggtttgtcccgtcgctaaaatttaaaatttaaattttttttttctttttagtgacggtatttccatcgctaaaatttaaaatttaaattttatttatttattttttttagccacgggtcaacccgtcgctaaatttgtcgctaaatttagggACAGGTCACTCATCGctcaatttagcgacggaaagtcCGTTGCgaatccgtcgctaattagcgacggaataattctgtcactaaatttcatcactaaaatttaattttcttgtagtggaacTACATTACGATCATATTGCCAGGGCCTTCCCAATAATAAATGACAAGCATCCATGGCAACAACGTCACACGCAAATCTGATCCTTATATTTAGATCtaatagaaaaagaaacaaaagctCGTTTAGATACATTTACCTCACCGACTTTCTAGAGCCAGGCTAACTTGTATGGTTTGGGATGCTCCTCTATCTTAATGCCCAATTTCTGCACTGCCTCCACAGACAGAATATTTTCACAACTACTAGCATCTATCACAAAATGACAGACCTTACTAAGAATGGTGCAGGTGGACTGGAAGATGTTATTCTGCAGCCAATTATCGTCATTCGCAGCCTTGGGAGTTAGGCAAGATCGCCTCACAACTAATGCAGTCCCTACATCCCTATTTTCCAGCAATTCCTCGCCTGCTATGTCATCTCCATCCCCACCATCAAATACTGGATTTTCCCCTATATCCGCGTACTCATATTCACAATCATCCGTGTTAGCAAAAAATGCCCTTTTTCCCGCTGTTTTCTTGCAA from Diospyros lotus cultivar Yz01 chromosome 4, ASM1463336v1, whole genome shotgun sequence includes the following:
- the LOC127800559 gene encoding uncharacterized protein LOC127800559 — translated: MTDILFRVRKDLNKKPSWMPLSVFEALKEYWNSAEFKDKSEKGKKNRASDVGGSMHTCGSVPMSEHKKRLSRQFGRPPTQAELFLATQRRKDNFGFVDRRSEDTYANFQTRQHEASSQSSAVGH